In Leptospira bouyouniensis, the following proteins share a genomic window:
- a CDS encoding DUF6962 family protein, which yields MVLSTFVSDLFLSLVSLYVAFRFVGKSAIPARSALYGFAIIGISAGLGSIHFLGFHSLDDIYRFFVGLSGCLGVPLLGLAYFHFSFRSISEKTFFLFIAILFVLYLLFSYLFPLPIYSTIVGGIAMVIVLVSSIIRFPKHANAAILGIVGAVLFIVAGLVIGTKGSTGPILNVDIFHILLAIANYCIGQGISKLS from the coding sequence ATGGTTCTTTCCACATTTGTATCCGATTTATTTCTATCCTTAGTTTCGCTCTACGTAGCGTTTCGTTTTGTTGGCAAATCCGCGATCCCTGCGCGTTCCGCTTTATACGGTTTTGCGATCATTGGAATTTCCGCAGGTTTAGGTTCGATTCATTTTTTAGGTTTTCATTCATTAGATGATATCTATCGATTCTTTGTGGGACTCTCAGGGTGTTTGGGTGTTCCTCTTCTTGGTCTTGCCTATTTTCATTTTTCATTTCGTTCCATTTCAGAAAAAACTTTTTTTCTATTCATCGCGATTCTCTTTGTTTTGTATTTACTGTTTTCCTATTTGTTTCCGTTACCTATTTACTCGACAATCGTCGGCGGAATAGCGATGGTGATTGTACTCGTTAGTTCAATCATCCGGTTTCCTAAACATGCAAATGCTGCGATTCTAGGTATCGTTGGTGCAGTTCTTTTTATTGTCGCAGGATTGGTCATCGGAACAAAAGGCTCTACAGGACCAATCCTGAACGTTGATATCTTTCATATCCTTCTTGCGATTGCAAATTATTGTATTGGGCAAGGAATTTCAAAATTAAGCTAG